A window of Pseudomonas alcaliphila JAB1 genomic DNA:
CAAGGCTGGTGGGCCGCTGCTAATTATCCGGTCAGTTTCGCTGATCAGGATTTCGAGCATACCGCTGCCCATGAGCTGGGTCATCTCATCCTTAACGAGTATGGCGATGGCGGGGTGATCCCAGAGTATTCCTGGAGCCACAAATCGACCTCCACGATCCTCACTCAGAAGCCGCTGGAGAACAACCCAGTTCCAGCCAGCGGAGAAATTGACCTTATGCACTACCACTCCGATGGCCCGAGCAACATGCAGGATTACTGGGCGCGCTCCGTGGCGTCGGAGAAGGATGTCAAAGGGCTGCTGTGGCTGGCTCGGGTGAAATTCAATGCTTAAGCGAAGCCTTCTGCTCTGCTCGTTCATTGCCGTCGGCTGCAGTGCGCAACCGAAAACGGCATATATCGTCCACTTCGAGAACGCATGCGCCTATCCCGTCGAGGTGTCCGTCCACGAGTACTCCAACGCCAAGGCTCCTTTCGTTCCTGGCCAACGGTTGGGGGCAGGTGAATCCGTAGAGGTGCTGTCCCATGTCTCGTTCGATGAAAGCATCGAGAAGAGCCTCCCATCAGGCTACCGCTTGGACATTGCCGCCAACGGCGAGTCGATCATGCTCGATAGGGAAGGCTTCCTGGGGCAGCTAGCGCACTCACCCATCGAGCGCAAAGGCCGTTCCATAAGCATATGGACGATTCGCGACACGGCCTTGTGTCCGTGACGTCAGGACTAGGAAAAAATGGCATGTCGTGCGACCTCTACTACCAGAGCGAACTTACCGCCCTGCGCCGATTGGGTAACCACTTCATTGAGCGTAGCCCAGTGAATAAGTCAACCTACCGTTTCTTTCACGTGGCCATATGGATTCCTGCGGCTTTCTTTTTATCGCTGCCTTTTCTAGAGATCTTAATCCGTGGCACGGAAAATGTTGAGAACATGTTCGTGGCTTATGGGATTTGGTTTGGATCCTTGGCCTATCTGATTTTTGCAGTGTGGGCTTCTTGGTATATCAAGGAAAAGTCAGAGCCTCTCATAGTTCGCCTTGTTTGGTGGGCGCCGGTTATATTTATTCCGTTCTATGGGATTCCATGGATAGTGTACGGATTGTTTCATGTCGCAATGGGTGAGGCATCTGGCTTCGCGATGACTGTGCTATGGGTCGCTTTCTCACCTTACATAATCATAGTGGGTTATGTATGTGTGGCTGTGACTTTCGTTGTTTATCATATGTTCTTTAAAGCGGCCAATGCTGGGCATAAAGTTATGCATATGGCGCCGAGATCAAGATTAAATATGACAGGGGCTGCCGAATTGTTCGGCAAAAAAGTTGAGCGCGATGTATTTGTCAGCGGTAAAGAGGGTTTTGCATCCTATCCCCGAAAGACTTTCCTTGGGCAGCAGGGTTTATTTCCTTACCACACAATCTTGATGATTGCCGACAGCGAGTTCGAAGGCTTTCGTGAACTGGTTGGGACGGTTTTCGATCAGGTAACGATAAAGCAGGATCACGAGAGCATATGCACGAGCGGTGATGGCAGCACTCTCAAGCTTGCCGTACGCCGCGAGTTCAATGGCCTGATCATCGAGTTGACCACCAACTCGAATGCCTTTCTTGAAAGGTTGGACGCGAGTTTCAAGGCGCCTCCAGCACCATGGTTTGCCTTTCCCGACATGGCGCCCATCGAAGCGATCATGAGCAAGCAGGGCAGCCTCGAATACTGGTGGGACTGGATCTGGAATCCCTTTTGGCAGCA
This region includes:
- a CDS encoding QueT transporter family protein, yielding MSCDLYYQSELTALRRLGNHFIERSPVNKSTYRFFHVAIWIPAAFFLSLPFLEILIRGTENVENMFVAYGIWFGSLAYLIFAVWASWYIKEKSEPLIVRLVWWAPVIFIPFYGIPWIVYGLFHVAMGEASGFAMTVLWVAFSPYIIIVGYVCVAVTFVVYHMFFKAANAGHKVMHMAPRSRLNMTGAAELFGKKVERDVFVSGKEGFASYPRKTFLGQQGLFPYHTILMIADSEFEGFRELVGTVFDQVTIKQDHESICTSGDGSTLKLAVRREFNGLIIELTTNSNAFLERLDASFKAPPAPWFAFPDMAPIEAIMSKQGSLEYWWDWIWNPFWQHASDEVRMAYLRKHKASDEWIEYLAGQANGSD